Proteins co-encoded in one Acipenser ruthenus chromosome 3, fAciRut3.2 maternal haplotype, whole genome shotgun sequence genomic window:
- the LOC117435343 gene encoding centrosomal protein of 290 kDa-like isoform X1, with translation MKTYLPVLNDDSLNDRLCDENEHLQRKLKRLRQKNEILGTQLSEITAKLQLQQLIREYVTTRDVQVQTEARPWHRGGLKEDKTKQDTNQLLQMYNALQKRYEKEIKTNKEQSNAIVNLHGKVQRLESQLQAAHKTIQQLEQIPVKWISTSTGRRSTPTPEKSSAHRHKTRSKKCTSVNCHCPDLLLEIEKLHKEKEKLSKERKMLKDELAGLDKDFFDEIEDLKYALQESSKLNKAYDNCLKQICVKYGLSFPDALPTYCRNM, from the exons ATGAAGACGTACCTCCCTGTTTTAAATGATGATTCTCTTAACGATCGG CTCTGTGATGAAAACGAGCACTTACAAAGGAAACTAAAAAGGCTTCGACAAAAAAATGAGATTCTTGGGACTCAGCTATCAGAAATCACAGCGAAACTGCAACTGCAACAACTGATTCGGGAATATGTCACTACCAGAGA CGTTCAGGTGCAAACCGAAGCCCGTCCTTGGCACAGAGGAGGATTAAAAGAAGACAAAACAAAGCAAGACACTAACCA acttttACAAATGTATAATGCATTGCAGAAGCGATATGAAAAAGAAATCAAAACCAACAAGGAACAGAGCAATGCAATTGTCAACCTTCAT GGAAAAGTTCAGAGACTTGAGAGTCAGCTGCAAGCGGCTCACAAAACTATTCAGCAGCTGGAACAGATACCAGTAAAGTGGATATCCACCAGTACAGGGAGGAGAAGTACACCCACCCCAGAGAAATCCTCAGCTCATAGACACAAAACCAGAAGTAAGAAATGCACTTCTGTGAACTGCCACTGTCCAG ATCTGTTGTTGGAAATTGAAAAATTGCACAAGGAAAAAGAGAAActgtcaaaagaaagaaagatgctgAAAGATGAATTAGCAGGGCTGGATAAG GATTTTTTTGATGAGATTGAAGATTTGAAGTATGCCTTGCAAGAATCATCTAAACTTAACAAAGCATATGACAATTGTCTGAAACAAATCTGTGTAAAATATGGACTCTCTTTTCCAGATGCTTTACCAACTTATTGCAGAaatatgtaa
- the LOC117435343 gene encoding centrosomal protein of 290 kDa-like isoform X2, protein MAVPSIHKCLQLCDENEHLQRKLKRLRQKNEILGTQLSEITAKLQLQQLIREYVTTRDVQVQTEARPWHRGGLKEDKTKQDTNQLLQMYNALQKRYEKEIKTNKEQSNAIVNLHGKVQRLESQLQAAHKTIQQLEQIPVKWISTSTGRRSTPTPEKSSAHRHKTRSKKCTSVNCHCPDLLLEIEKLHKEKEKLSKERKMLKDELAGLDKDFFDEIEDLKYALQESSKLNKAYDNCLKQICVKYGLSFPDALPTYCRNM, encoded by the exons ATGGCAGTTCCTTCTATACATAAATGTTTGCAG CTCTGTGATGAAAACGAGCACTTACAAAGGAAACTAAAAAGGCTTCGACAAAAAAATGAGATTCTTGGGACTCAGCTATCAGAAATCACAGCGAAACTGCAACTGCAACAACTGATTCGGGAATATGTCACTACCAGAGA CGTTCAGGTGCAAACCGAAGCCCGTCCTTGGCACAGAGGAGGATTAAAAGAAGACAAAACAAAGCAAGACACTAACCA acttttACAAATGTATAATGCATTGCAGAAGCGATATGAAAAAGAAATCAAAACCAACAAGGAACAGAGCAATGCAATTGTCAACCTTCAT GGAAAAGTTCAGAGACTTGAGAGTCAGCTGCAAGCGGCTCACAAAACTATTCAGCAGCTGGAACAGATACCAGTAAAGTGGATATCCACCAGTACAGGGAGGAGAAGTACACCCACCCCAGAGAAATCCTCAGCTCATAGACACAAAACCAGAAGTAAGAAATGCACTTCTGTGAACTGCCACTGTCCAG ATCTGTTGTTGGAAATTGAAAAATTGCACAAGGAAAAAGAGAAActgtcaaaagaaagaaagatgctgAAAGATGAATTAGCAGGGCTGGATAAG GATTTTTTTGATGAGATTGAAGATTTGAAGTATGCCTTGCAAGAATCATCTAAACTTAACAAAGCATATGACAATTGTCTGAAACAAATCTGTGTAAAATATGGACTCTCTTTTCCAGATGCTTTACCAACTTATTGCAGAaatatgtaa
- the LOC117435343 gene encoding uncharacterized protein LOC117435343 isoform X3 codes for MKTYLPVLNDDSLNDRLCDENEHLQRKLKRLRQKNEILGTQLSEITAKLQLQQLIREYVTTRDVQVQTEARPWHRGGLKEDKTKQDTNQLLQMYNALQKRYEKEIKTNKEQSNAIVNLHGKVQRLESQLQAAHKTIQQLEQIPVKWISTSTGRRSTPTPEKSSAHRHKTRSKKCTSVNCHCPGFF; via the exons ATGAAGACGTACCTCCCTGTTTTAAATGATGATTCTCTTAACGATCGG CTCTGTGATGAAAACGAGCACTTACAAAGGAAACTAAAAAGGCTTCGACAAAAAAATGAGATTCTTGGGACTCAGCTATCAGAAATCACAGCGAAACTGCAACTGCAACAACTGATTCGGGAATATGTCACTACCAGAGA CGTTCAGGTGCAAACCGAAGCCCGTCCTTGGCACAGAGGAGGATTAAAAGAAGACAAAACAAAGCAAGACACTAACCA acttttACAAATGTATAATGCATTGCAGAAGCGATATGAAAAAGAAATCAAAACCAACAAGGAACAGAGCAATGCAATTGTCAACCTTCAT GGAAAAGTTCAGAGACTTGAGAGTCAGCTGCAAGCGGCTCACAAAACTATTCAGCAGCTGGAACAGATACCAGTAAAGTGGATATCCACCAGTACAGGGAGGAGAAGTACACCCACCCCAGAGAAATCCTCAGCTCATAGACACAAAACCAGAAGTAAGAAATGCACTTCTGTGAACTGCCACTGTCCAG GATTTTTTTGA
- the thoc1 gene encoding THO complex subunit 1 isoform X3, translating to MCNPLCLTYRCSRPVHFTRKMSPSLFNFSDAKERFTSATRIALDSKTSKTLINAFNQTPGTETEKKTTLDQAFRSVLEEEIIQRKASCEDFLGLIYLSIDGVTEGICSATTPFLLLGDVLDCLPLDQCDKIFSFVEENVSTWKSNSFYSAGKNYLLRMCNDLLRRLSKSQNTVFCGRIQLFLARLFPLSEKSGLNLQSQFNLENITVFNKNEQESTLGQKESFIKGSHSLSSCLQHPEERDDGMEVEEGEMGDEEAPTTFSIPIDYNLYRKFWTLQDYFRNPLQCYEKYSWLTFLKYSDETLSVFKSYKLDDMQVSKKKLEELKTTGGENVYFAKFLTSEKLMDLQLSDSNFRRHILLQYLILFQYMKGQVKFKSSSCVLTDEQSLWMEDTTKLIYQLLKEIPPDGDKFASVVEHILNTEENWNTWKNEGCPSFVKERPAETKPIRPARKRPAPEDFLGKGPDRKIFMGNDELTRLWNLNLDNMEACKSERREFMPSLEEFFEDAIEQADPVNMVEDEYKAVNNSNYGWRALRLLARRSPHFFQPTNQQFKSLPEYLENMVIKLAKELPPPSEEIKTGEEDDDNDDPLLKESNESPEEQQQKPVTGQQLDAIASKLGEEWKSLAHHLEMKETDIHEIESDSEDVKMRAKLLLVAWQDREGSHAIVENLVSALNSAGFSDLADSLSEL from the exons ATGTGCAACCCTCTGTGCTTGACTTATCGTTGTTCTCGGCCTGTTCATTTCACAAGAAAGATGTCGCCGTCTCTGTTTAATTTCAGTGATGCTAAAGAGAGATTTACG AGCGCAACCAGAATTGCACTGGACAGCAAAACTAGCAAGAccttaataaatgcatttaatcAGACCCCTGGAAC tgagacagaaaagaaaacaacactCGATCAAGCTTTCAGAAGCGTTCTTGAGGAGGAAATC ATTCAACGAAAAGCTAGTTGTGAAGATTTTCTGGGTCTTATTTATCTTAGCATTGATGGAGTGACTGAAG GCATTTGCTCGGCAACAACACCTTTTCTACTTCTTGGAGATGTGCTGGACTGCCTTCCCCTGGATCAGTGCGATAAAATATTTAGCTTTGTTGAGGAAAATGTTTCGACCTGGAAATCT aactCTTTCTATTCCGCTGGGAAAAACTACCTCCTACGAATGTGTAATG ATCTTCTAAGACGACTGTCTAAGTCCCAGAATACAGTTTTCTGTGGAAGAATCCAGTTATTTTTGGCAAGACTGTTCCCACTTTCAGAAAAGTCAG GCCTGAACTTGCAGAGCCAGTTTAACCTAGAAAACATCACTGTGTTCAATAAGAATGAGCAGGAGAGTACATTGGGACAGAAG GAATCTTTCATTAAGGGCTCACATTCTTTGTCCTCCTGTCTACAGCACCCAGAGGAAAGGGATGATGGCATGGAGGTGGAGGAAGGAGAGATGGGAGATGAAGAAGCCCCCACTACCTT CTCTATTCCCATAGATTACAACCTGTATAGGAAGTTTTGGACTCTGCAAGATTACTTCAGGAATCCACTGCAGTGCTATGAGAAATATTCCTGGCTGACATTTCTTAAG taCTCTGATGAAACTCTGTCTGTGTTTAAAAGCTATAAGCTGGACGACATGCAGGTTTCCAAAAAAAAGCTGGAGGAACTGAAAACTACAGGCGGggaaaatgtatactttgctaaaTTCCTCACTAGTGAAAAG CTGATGGATCTACAGCTGAGCGACAGCAACTTCAGACGCCACATACTTTTACAGTACCTGATATTGTTTCAGTACATGAAAGGACAGGTCAAGTTCAAAAG CTCAAGTTGCGTACTGACTGATGAACAGTCGTTGTGGATGGAAGATACCACCAAATTGATATACCAG CTGCTCAAGGAGATACCTCCTGATGGGGACAAATTTGCATCTGTGGTAGAG cacattttaaacactGAAGAAAACTGGAACACATGGAAAAATGAAGGATGTCCAAGTTTTGTAAAAGAAAG GCCAGCAGAAACCAAACCAATTCGACCTGCGAGAAAACGGCCAGCTCCAGAAGACTTCCTAGGGAAGGGTCCGGACAGGAAAATCTTTATGGGAAA TGATGAACTAACCCGGCTCTGGAATCTTAACCTGGACAACATGGAAGCTTGCAAGTCTGAGCGCAG aGAGTTTATGCCTTCATTGGAGGAGTTTTTTGAAGATGCTATTGAACAAGCTGATCCAGTAAACATGGTGGAAGACGAGTACAA GGCAGTGAACAACTCAAACTATGGCTGGAGAGCACTGCGGCTGTTGGCACGTAGGAGCCCTCACTTTTTCCAACCAACTAACCAGCAGTTTAAGAGCTTACCTGAGTACCTGGAAAACATGGTCATCAAACTAGCCAAGGAATTGCCA CCTCCGTCTGAGGAGATTAAAACCGGAGAAGAAGATGACGACAATGATGATCCCTTGCTTAAAGAGAGCAATGAAA GTCCAgaggagcagcagcagaagcCGGTGACCGGACAGCAGTTAGATGCAATTGCCAGCAAGCTAGGGGAGGAGTGGAAGTCTCTGGCACATCATCTGGAGATGAAGGAAACAGATATTCATGAAATTGAGTCAGACAGTGAGGATGTGAAGATGCGTGCCAAGCTTTTATTAGTTGCCTGGCAGGACCGAGAGGGAAGCCATGCCATAGTAGAAAATTTAGTTTCCGCTCTTAACAGTGCTGGTTTTAGTGATCTTGCTGATAGCTTAAGTGAGCTGTGA
- the thoc1 gene encoding THO complex subunit 1 isoform X1, which translates to MCNPLCLTYRCSRPVHFTRKMSPSLFNFSDAKERFTSATRIALDSKTSKTLINAFNQTPGTETEKKTTLDQAFRSVLEEEIIQRKASCEDFLGLIYLSIDGVTEGICSATTPFLLLGDVLDCLPLDQCDKIFSFVEENVSTWKSNSFYSAGKNYLLRMCNDLLRRLSKSQNTVFCGRIQLFLARLFPLSEKSGLNLQSQFNLENITVFNKNEQESTLGQKESFIKGSHSLSSCLQHPEERDDGMEVEEGEMGDEEAPTTFIKKQASLKIQSGPEKSSIPIDYNLYRKFWTLQDYFRNPLQCYEKYSWLTFLKYSDETLSVFKSYKLDDMQVSKKKLEELKTTGGENVYFAKFLTSEKLMDLQLSDSNFRRHILLQYLILFQYMKGQVKFKSSSCVLTDEQSLWMEDTTKLIYQLLKEIPPDGDKFASVVEHILNTEENWNTWKNEGCPSFVKERPAETKPIRPARKRPAPEDFLGKGPDRKIFMGNDELTRLWNLNLDNMEACKSERREFMPSLEEFFEDAIEQADPVNMVEDEYKAVNNSNYGWRALRLLARRSPHFFQPTNQQFKSLPEYLENMVIKLAKELPPPSEEIKTGEEDDDNDDPLLKESNESPEEQQQKPVTGQQLDAIASKLGEEWKSLAHHLEMKETDIHEIESDSEDVKMRAKLLLVAWQDREGSHAIVENLVSALNSAGFSDLADSLSEL; encoded by the exons ATGTGCAACCCTCTGTGCTTGACTTATCGTTGTTCTCGGCCTGTTCATTTCACAAGAAAGATGTCGCCGTCTCTGTTTAATTTCAGTGATGCTAAAGAGAGATTTACG AGCGCAACCAGAATTGCACTGGACAGCAAAACTAGCAAGAccttaataaatgcatttaatcAGACCCCTGGAAC tgagacagaaaagaaaacaacactCGATCAAGCTTTCAGAAGCGTTCTTGAGGAGGAAATC ATTCAACGAAAAGCTAGTTGTGAAGATTTTCTGGGTCTTATTTATCTTAGCATTGATGGAGTGACTGAAG GCATTTGCTCGGCAACAACACCTTTTCTACTTCTTGGAGATGTGCTGGACTGCCTTCCCCTGGATCAGTGCGATAAAATATTTAGCTTTGTTGAGGAAAATGTTTCGACCTGGAAATCT aactCTTTCTATTCCGCTGGGAAAAACTACCTCCTACGAATGTGTAATG ATCTTCTAAGACGACTGTCTAAGTCCCAGAATACAGTTTTCTGTGGAAGAATCCAGTTATTTTTGGCAAGACTGTTCCCACTTTCAGAAAAGTCAG GCCTGAACTTGCAGAGCCAGTTTAACCTAGAAAACATCACTGTGTTCAATAAGAATGAGCAGGAGAGTACATTGGGACAGAAG GAATCTTTCATTAAGGGCTCACATTCTTTGTCCTCCTGTCTACAGCACCCAGAGGAAAGGGATGATGGCATGGAGGTGGAGGAAGGAGAGATGGGAGATGAAGAAGCCCCCACTACCTT cataaAGAAGCAAGCATCACTCAAAATACAGAGTGGGCCAGAAAAAAG CTCTATTCCCATAGATTACAACCTGTATAGGAAGTTTTGGACTCTGCAAGATTACTTCAGGAATCCACTGCAGTGCTATGAGAAATATTCCTGGCTGACATTTCTTAAG taCTCTGATGAAACTCTGTCTGTGTTTAAAAGCTATAAGCTGGACGACATGCAGGTTTCCAAAAAAAAGCTGGAGGAACTGAAAACTACAGGCGGggaaaatgtatactttgctaaaTTCCTCACTAGTGAAAAG CTGATGGATCTACAGCTGAGCGACAGCAACTTCAGACGCCACATACTTTTACAGTACCTGATATTGTTTCAGTACATGAAAGGACAGGTCAAGTTCAAAAG CTCAAGTTGCGTACTGACTGATGAACAGTCGTTGTGGATGGAAGATACCACCAAATTGATATACCAG CTGCTCAAGGAGATACCTCCTGATGGGGACAAATTTGCATCTGTGGTAGAG cacattttaaacactGAAGAAAACTGGAACACATGGAAAAATGAAGGATGTCCAAGTTTTGTAAAAGAAAG GCCAGCAGAAACCAAACCAATTCGACCTGCGAGAAAACGGCCAGCTCCAGAAGACTTCCTAGGGAAGGGTCCGGACAGGAAAATCTTTATGGGAAA TGATGAACTAACCCGGCTCTGGAATCTTAACCTGGACAACATGGAAGCTTGCAAGTCTGAGCGCAG aGAGTTTATGCCTTCATTGGAGGAGTTTTTTGAAGATGCTATTGAACAAGCTGATCCAGTAAACATGGTGGAAGACGAGTACAA GGCAGTGAACAACTCAAACTATGGCTGGAGAGCACTGCGGCTGTTGGCACGTAGGAGCCCTCACTTTTTCCAACCAACTAACCAGCAGTTTAAGAGCTTACCTGAGTACCTGGAAAACATGGTCATCAAACTAGCCAAGGAATTGCCA CCTCCGTCTGAGGAGATTAAAACCGGAGAAGAAGATGACGACAATGATGATCCCTTGCTTAAAGAGAGCAATGAAA GTCCAgaggagcagcagcagaagcCGGTGACCGGACAGCAGTTAGATGCAATTGCCAGCAAGCTAGGGGAGGAGTGGAAGTCTCTGGCACATCATCTGGAGATGAAGGAAACAGATATTCATGAAATTGAGTCAGACAGTGAGGATGTGAAGATGCGTGCCAAGCTTTTATTAGTTGCCTGGCAGGACCGAGAGGGAAGCCATGCCATAGTAGAAAATTTAGTTTCCGCTCTTAACAGTGCTGGTTTTAGTGATCTTGCTGATAGCTTAAGTGAGCTGTGA
- the thoc1 gene encoding THO complex subunit 1 isoform X2 has protein sequence MCNPLCLTYRCSRPVHFTRKMSPSLFNFSDAKERFTSATRIALDSKTSKTLINAFNQTPGTETEKKTTLDQAFRSVLEEEIIQRKASCEDFLGLIYLSIDGVTEGICSATTPFLLLGDVLDCLPLDQCDKIFSFVEENVSTWKSNSFYSAGKNYLLRMCNDLLRRLSKSQNTVFCGRIQLFLARLFPLSEKSGLNLQSQFNLENITVFNKNEQESTLGQKHPEERDDGMEVEEGEMGDEEAPTTFIKKQASLKIQSGPEKSSIPIDYNLYRKFWTLQDYFRNPLQCYEKYSWLTFLKYSDETLSVFKSYKLDDMQVSKKKLEELKTTGGENVYFAKFLTSEKLMDLQLSDSNFRRHILLQYLILFQYMKGQVKFKSSSCVLTDEQSLWMEDTTKLIYQLLKEIPPDGDKFASVVEHILNTEENWNTWKNEGCPSFVKERPAETKPIRPARKRPAPEDFLGKGPDRKIFMGNDELTRLWNLNLDNMEACKSERREFMPSLEEFFEDAIEQADPVNMVEDEYKAVNNSNYGWRALRLLARRSPHFFQPTNQQFKSLPEYLENMVIKLAKELPPPSEEIKTGEEDDDNDDPLLKESNESPEEQQQKPVTGQQLDAIASKLGEEWKSLAHHLEMKETDIHEIESDSEDVKMRAKLLLVAWQDREGSHAIVENLVSALNSAGFSDLADSLSEL, from the exons ATGTGCAACCCTCTGTGCTTGACTTATCGTTGTTCTCGGCCTGTTCATTTCACAAGAAAGATGTCGCCGTCTCTGTTTAATTTCAGTGATGCTAAAGAGAGATTTACG AGCGCAACCAGAATTGCACTGGACAGCAAAACTAGCAAGAccttaataaatgcatttaatcAGACCCCTGGAAC tgagacagaaaagaaaacaacactCGATCAAGCTTTCAGAAGCGTTCTTGAGGAGGAAATC ATTCAACGAAAAGCTAGTTGTGAAGATTTTCTGGGTCTTATTTATCTTAGCATTGATGGAGTGACTGAAG GCATTTGCTCGGCAACAACACCTTTTCTACTTCTTGGAGATGTGCTGGACTGCCTTCCCCTGGATCAGTGCGATAAAATATTTAGCTTTGTTGAGGAAAATGTTTCGACCTGGAAATCT aactCTTTCTATTCCGCTGGGAAAAACTACCTCCTACGAATGTGTAATG ATCTTCTAAGACGACTGTCTAAGTCCCAGAATACAGTTTTCTGTGGAAGAATCCAGTTATTTTTGGCAAGACTGTTCCCACTTTCAGAAAAGTCAG GCCTGAACTTGCAGAGCCAGTTTAACCTAGAAAACATCACTGTGTTCAATAAGAATGAGCAGGAGAGTACATTGGGACAGAAG CACCCAGAGGAAAGGGATGATGGCATGGAGGTGGAGGAAGGAGAGATGGGAGATGAAGAAGCCCCCACTACCTT cataaAGAAGCAAGCATCACTCAAAATACAGAGTGGGCCAGAAAAAAG CTCTATTCCCATAGATTACAACCTGTATAGGAAGTTTTGGACTCTGCAAGATTACTTCAGGAATCCACTGCAGTGCTATGAGAAATATTCCTGGCTGACATTTCTTAAG taCTCTGATGAAACTCTGTCTGTGTTTAAAAGCTATAAGCTGGACGACATGCAGGTTTCCAAAAAAAAGCTGGAGGAACTGAAAACTACAGGCGGggaaaatgtatactttgctaaaTTCCTCACTAGTGAAAAG CTGATGGATCTACAGCTGAGCGACAGCAACTTCAGACGCCACATACTTTTACAGTACCTGATATTGTTTCAGTACATGAAAGGACAGGTCAAGTTCAAAAG CTCAAGTTGCGTACTGACTGATGAACAGTCGTTGTGGATGGAAGATACCACCAAATTGATATACCAG CTGCTCAAGGAGATACCTCCTGATGGGGACAAATTTGCATCTGTGGTAGAG cacattttaaacactGAAGAAAACTGGAACACATGGAAAAATGAAGGATGTCCAAGTTTTGTAAAAGAAAG GCCAGCAGAAACCAAACCAATTCGACCTGCGAGAAAACGGCCAGCTCCAGAAGACTTCCTAGGGAAGGGTCCGGACAGGAAAATCTTTATGGGAAA TGATGAACTAACCCGGCTCTGGAATCTTAACCTGGACAACATGGAAGCTTGCAAGTCTGAGCGCAG aGAGTTTATGCCTTCATTGGAGGAGTTTTTTGAAGATGCTATTGAACAAGCTGATCCAGTAAACATGGTGGAAGACGAGTACAA GGCAGTGAACAACTCAAACTATGGCTGGAGAGCACTGCGGCTGTTGGCACGTAGGAGCCCTCACTTTTTCCAACCAACTAACCAGCAGTTTAAGAGCTTACCTGAGTACCTGGAAAACATGGTCATCAAACTAGCCAAGGAATTGCCA CCTCCGTCTGAGGAGATTAAAACCGGAGAAGAAGATGACGACAATGATGATCCCTTGCTTAAAGAGAGCAATGAAA GTCCAgaggagcagcagcagaagcCGGTGACCGGACAGCAGTTAGATGCAATTGCCAGCAAGCTAGGGGAGGAGTGGAAGTCTCTGGCACATCATCTGGAGATGAAGGAAACAGATATTCATGAAATTGAGTCAGACAGTGAGGATGTGAAGATGCGTGCCAAGCTTTTATTAGTTGCCTGGCAGGACCGAGAGGGAAGCCATGCCATAGTAGAAAATTTAGTTTCCGCTCTTAACAGTGCTGGTTTTAGTGATCTTGCTGATAGCTTAAGTGAGCTGTGA
- the thoc1 gene encoding THO complex subunit 1 isoform X4 yields MCNPLCLTYRCSRPVHFTRKMSPSLFNFSDAKERFTSATRIALDSKTSKTLINAFNQTPGTETEKKTTLDQAFRSVLEEEIIQRKASCEDFLGLIYLSIDGVTEGICSATTPFLLLGDVLDCLPLDQCDKIFSFVEENVSTWKSNSFYSAGKNYLLRMCNDLLRRLSKSQNTVFCGRIQLFLARLFPLSEKSGLNLQSQFNLENITVFNKNEQESTLGQKHPEERDDGMEVEEGEMGDEEAPTTFSIPIDYNLYRKFWTLQDYFRNPLQCYEKYSWLTFLKYSDETLSVFKSYKLDDMQVSKKKLEELKTTGGENVYFAKFLTSEKLMDLQLSDSNFRRHILLQYLILFQYMKGQVKFKSSSCVLTDEQSLWMEDTTKLIYQLLKEIPPDGDKFASVVEHILNTEENWNTWKNEGCPSFVKERPAETKPIRPARKRPAPEDFLGKGPDRKIFMGNDELTRLWNLNLDNMEACKSERREFMPSLEEFFEDAIEQADPVNMVEDEYKAVNNSNYGWRALRLLARRSPHFFQPTNQQFKSLPEYLENMVIKLAKELPPPSEEIKTGEEDDDNDDPLLKESNESPEEQQQKPVTGQQLDAIASKLGEEWKSLAHHLEMKETDIHEIESDSEDVKMRAKLLLVAWQDREGSHAIVENLVSALNSAGFSDLADSLSEL; encoded by the exons ATGTGCAACCCTCTGTGCTTGACTTATCGTTGTTCTCGGCCTGTTCATTTCACAAGAAAGATGTCGCCGTCTCTGTTTAATTTCAGTGATGCTAAAGAGAGATTTACG AGCGCAACCAGAATTGCACTGGACAGCAAAACTAGCAAGAccttaataaatgcatttaatcAGACCCCTGGAAC tgagacagaaaagaaaacaacactCGATCAAGCTTTCAGAAGCGTTCTTGAGGAGGAAATC ATTCAACGAAAAGCTAGTTGTGAAGATTTTCTGGGTCTTATTTATCTTAGCATTGATGGAGTGACTGAAG GCATTTGCTCGGCAACAACACCTTTTCTACTTCTTGGAGATGTGCTGGACTGCCTTCCCCTGGATCAGTGCGATAAAATATTTAGCTTTGTTGAGGAAAATGTTTCGACCTGGAAATCT aactCTTTCTATTCCGCTGGGAAAAACTACCTCCTACGAATGTGTAATG ATCTTCTAAGACGACTGTCTAAGTCCCAGAATACAGTTTTCTGTGGAAGAATCCAGTTATTTTTGGCAAGACTGTTCCCACTTTCAGAAAAGTCAG GCCTGAACTTGCAGAGCCAGTTTAACCTAGAAAACATCACTGTGTTCAATAAGAATGAGCAGGAGAGTACATTGGGACAGAAG CACCCAGAGGAAAGGGATGATGGCATGGAGGTGGAGGAAGGAGAGATGGGAGATGAAGAAGCCCCCACTACCTT CTCTATTCCCATAGATTACAACCTGTATAGGAAGTTTTGGACTCTGCAAGATTACTTCAGGAATCCACTGCAGTGCTATGAGAAATATTCCTGGCTGACATTTCTTAAG taCTCTGATGAAACTCTGTCTGTGTTTAAAAGCTATAAGCTGGACGACATGCAGGTTTCCAAAAAAAAGCTGGAGGAACTGAAAACTACAGGCGGggaaaatgtatactttgctaaaTTCCTCACTAGTGAAAAG CTGATGGATCTACAGCTGAGCGACAGCAACTTCAGACGCCACATACTTTTACAGTACCTGATATTGTTTCAGTACATGAAAGGACAGGTCAAGTTCAAAAG CTCAAGTTGCGTACTGACTGATGAACAGTCGTTGTGGATGGAAGATACCACCAAATTGATATACCAG CTGCTCAAGGAGATACCTCCTGATGGGGACAAATTTGCATCTGTGGTAGAG cacattttaaacactGAAGAAAACTGGAACACATGGAAAAATGAAGGATGTCCAAGTTTTGTAAAAGAAAG GCCAGCAGAAACCAAACCAATTCGACCTGCGAGAAAACGGCCAGCTCCAGAAGACTTCCTAGGGAAGGGTCCGGACAGGAAAATCTTTATGGGAAA TGATGAACTAACCCGGCTCTGGAATCTTAACCTGGACAACATGGAAGCTTGCAAGTCTGAGCGCAG aGAGTTTATGCCTTCATTGGAGGAGTTTTTTGAAGATGCTATTGAACAAGCTGATCCAGTAAACATGGTGGAAGACGAGTACAA GGCAGTGAACAACTCAAACTATGGCTGGAGAGCACTGCGGCTGTTGGCACGTAGGAGCCCTCACTTTTTCCAACCAACTAACCAGCAGTTTAAGAGCTTACCTGAGTACCTGGAAAACATGGTCATCAAACTAGCCAAGGAATTGCCA CCTCCGTCTGAGGAGATTAAAACCGGAGAAGAAGATGACGACAATGATGATCCCTTGCTTAAAGAGAGCAATGAAA GTCCAgaggagcagcagcagaagcCGGTGACCGGACAGCAGTTAGATGCAATTGCCAGCAAGCTAGGGGAGGAGTGGAAGTCTCTGGCACATCATCTGGAGATGAAGGAAACAGATATTCATGAAATTGAGTCAGACAGTGAGGATGTGAAGATGCGTGCCAAGCTTTTATTAGTTGCCTGGCAGGACCGAGAGGGAAGCCATGCCATAGTAGAAAATTTAGTTTCCGCTCTTAACAGTGCTGGTTTTAGTGATCTTGCTGATAGCTTAAGTGAGCTGTGA